From a single Microbacterium terrisoli genomic region:
- a CDS encoding S8 family peptidase, with the protein MTSHARIRGRSLAVASIAAVACAMMWPGAASAAGTSGDPTPAPAVSPAAHGTLSAGKLAGGLERMTGRHAVFVQLSGSGAADAADEAKAKGQSKSAQKAHANAAKKAARTKSAAVVDEAKKKDRSATELWQVGNALPGVAINADAAAIRAIADRGDVVKITPLVPKHTDNANATDLTDAVATWQQTHNTGKGVKIAVIDTGLDYTHADFGGAGTKAAWDAARADSTNEDWYSTLTDLAKVKVGGGYDFSGDDYDADPRSADYQPVAHPDADPIGCGPHGTHVAGISAGFGENADGTTFTGDYSTLTADDIAKMKAVPGTAPEATVYPFKVFGCEGSTDVVIPALDRSLDLDGDGSMVKADIVNLSLGSDYAVVDDPENDVVDKLAEEGVLPVIAMGNNGDLTDTGGSPGNAVRALAVASSVDSFQQLDGLRVNAPSELAGTVAGQFSIAYPWADSAPVTGDVVAVSAANADGCSAFSDADAAAVAGKIAWLTWDSDDATRRCGSAGRSANARAAGAIGAIFTGDVNPFTAGITGDAQIPVFQLTQPATAKLQPALAAGTLNVTFDGSLALSVSAEDSGINDLISSFSSRGTHGSLGVVKPDVSAPGDTILSAGLGTGDGVINMSGTSMATPHTAGIAALVMAAHPTWTTEQVKADIMNTAGHDTYAGVGGTGDIYSPARDGAGRVDALAAVENTLLVYSADVAGGVSASFGPVEAPATQPTVTKTRTLTVQNTGDAAVSATLSYSASNTQPGVAYTVSPSTVKVAAGASTTVKVTMTITTAKLRNTIDPTMDVLQSGVPRQFVADASGRLMIAVDGSSAAPLRVPVYGAAKPISQTTTTDAHMGDQRALVTRGTGVSQGSGSTAYQSLLSVATLGATSPQLPACTATMTANCTVNQTATAGDLQYVGAGSAPAPGGGYADGWLWFSIATYGDWATVGNSTVPYVDIDTTGDGKPDFEVFVQNLDGTDLLLAQLVDLKSNKIIDLEPVNFQFGDVNTNVFDTNVLNIPVWPALLGVTEKTKSFPITYTVGMNSYYAVNANGDIDGVGPISYDVVKPAIAVDSALYADEGGTGIPYTRGTLGNGNGKGNAKGHDVQALVLHLHGAAGHRAEVVKIGG; encoded by the coding sequence ATGACCAGTCACGCCCGAATCAGAGGACGGTCTCTGGCCGTCGCATCCATCGCCGCCGTCGCGTGCGCGATGATGTGGCCCGGCGCAGCGAGCGCCGCCGGGACGTCTGGCGATCCGACGCCCGCACCTGCTGTGAGCCCCGCCGCACACGGTACACTGTCGGCGGGCAAGCTCGCCGGCGGGCTCGAGCGGATGACGGGACGCCACGCGGTGTTCGTCCAGCTCAGCGGGTCCGGCGCGGCCGATGCCGCCGACGAGGCGAAGGCGAAGGGCCAGAGCAAGAGCGCGCAGAAGGCCCACGCCAATGCCGCCAAGAAGGCAGCTCGGACCAAGTCCGCCGCCGTGGTGGACGAGGCCAAGAAGAAGGACCGCTCGGCGACGGAGCTCTGGCAGGTGGGCAACGCGCTTCCGGGCGTCGCCATCAACGCCGATGCCGCGGCCATCCGTGCGATCGCCGACCGCGGCGACGTGGTCAAGATCACCCCGCTGGTGCCCAAGCACACCGACAACGCGAACGCGACCGACCTCACCGATGCGGTGGCCACGTGGCAGCAGACGCACAACACCGGCAAGGGCGTGAAGATCGCCGTCATCGACACCGGACTGGACTACACGCACGCCGACTTCGGCGGCGCGGGCACCAAGGCCGCGTGGGATGCTGCGCGCGCCGACAGCACGAACGAGGACTGGTACAGCACGCTGACCGACCTGGCCAAGGTCAAGGTGGGCGGCGGCTACGACTTCTCCGGCGATGACTACGACGCCGACCCGCGCTCCGCCGACTACCAGCCGGTCGCGCACCCCGACGCGGACCCCATCGGGTGCGGCCCGCACGGCACGCACGTGGCGGGCATCTCGGCCGGCTTCGGCGAGAACGCCGACGGCACGACCTTCACCGGCGACTACTCGACACTGACGGCGGACGACATCGCGAAGATGAAGGCGGTTCCCGGCACGGCGCCGGAGGCGACGGTGTACCCGTTCAAGGTCTTCGGATGCGAGGGATCCACCGACGTCGTGATCCCGGCACTGGACCGCTCTCTCGACCTCGACGGCGACGGATCGATGGTCAAGGCCGACATCGTCAACCTGTCGCTGGGTTCTGACTACGCCGTGGTGGACGACCCTGAGAACGATGTCGTCGACAAGCTCGCCGAGGAAGGCGTGCTGCCCGTGATCGCCATGGGCAACAACGGCGATCTCACCGACACCGGCGGGTCGCCGGGCAATGCGGTGCGGGCTCTGGCGGTGGCCAGCTCGGTCGACTCGTTCCAGCAGCTGGATGGACTGCGGGTCAACGCGCCCTCGGAGCTGGCCGGCACGGTGGCCGGTCAGTTCTCGATCGCCTATCCATGGGCGGACAGCGCTCCGGTCACCGGCGACGTGGTCGCCGTCTCCGCGGCGAACGCCGACGGCTGCAGCGCCTTCTCCGACGCGGATGCCGCCGCCGTGGCGGGCAAGATCGCCTGGCTCACCTGGGACTCGGACGATGCGACGCGCCGCTGCGGCTCGGCAGGGCGCAGTGCCAACGCACGGGCGGCCGGCGCCATCGGCGCGATCTTCACCGGTGACGTGAATCCGTTCACCGCCGGCATCACCGGAGACGCACAGATCCCCGTGTTCCAGCTCACCCAGCCCGCCACCGCAAAGCTTCAGCCCGCGTTGGCTGCAGGCACGCTGAACGTGACGTTCGACGGTTCGCTGGCGCTGAGCGTCAGCGCCGAGGACTCGGGAATCAACGACCTGATCAGCTCGTTCTCATCGCGCGGCACGCACGGCAGCCTCGGCGTGGTCAAGCCCGACGTCTCGGCCCCCGGCGACACGATCCTGTCGGCGGGTCTGGGCACCGGCGACGGCGTGATCAACATGTCAGGCACCTCGATGGCAACGCCCCACACGGCGGGCATCGCGGCGCTGGTCATGGCCGCACACCCGACGTGGACCACCGAACAGGTCAAGGCCGACATCATGAACACGGCCGGCCACGACACCTACGCGGGTGTGGGTGGCACCGGCGACATCTACAGCCCGGCCCGCGACGGCGCGGGTCGCGTGGACGCACTGGCAGCGGTGGAGAACACGCTGCTGGTGTATTCGGCAGACGTGGCCGGCGGCGTCTCGGCGTCGTTCGGTCCGGTCGAGGCCCCGGCCACGCAGCCGACCGTCACCAAGACCCGCACCCTCACCGTGCAGAACACGGGAGACGCGGCGGTCTCGGCGACGCTGTCGTACAGTGCGAGCAACACGCAGCCGGGTGTCGCCTACACGGTCAGCCCGAGCACCGTGAAGGTCGCGGCCGGCGCATCGACCACGGTGAAGGTGACGATGACGATCACGACCGCCAAGCTGCGCAACACGATCGACCCGACGATGGATGTGCTGCAGTCCGGCGTGCCCCGTCAGTTCGTGGCCGATGCGTCGGGTCGGCTGATGATCGCCGTCGATGGCTCGTCCGCGGCCCCGTTGCGGGTCCCCGTGTACGGTGCCGCCAAGCCGATCTCGCAGACGACCACCACCGACGCGCACATGGGCGACCAGCGCGCCCTGGTGACCCGCGGCACCGGCGTCAGCCAGGGCAGCGGGTCCACCGCCTACCAGTCGCTGCTGAGCGTTGCCACGCTCGGCGCCACGAGCCCGCAGCTGCCGGCGTGCACGGCGACGATGACGGCGAACTGCACGGTCAACCAGACCGCCACCGCCGGTGATCTGCAGTACGTCGGCGCCGGGTCCGCACCCGCTCCGGGCGGCGGCTACGCCGACGGCTGGCTGTGGTTCTCGATCGCCACCTACGGCGACTGGGCGACGGTCGGCAACTCCACAGTGCCCTACGTCGACATCGACACCACCGGTGATGGCAAGCCCGACTTCGAGGTGTTCGTGCAGAACCTCGACGGCACGGACCTGCTGCTTGCACAGCTCGTCGATCTGAAATCGAACAAGATCATCGACCTCGAGCCGGTGAACTTCCAGTTCGGCGACGTCAACACCAACGTGTTCGACACCAACGTGTTGAACATTCCGGTC